Below is a genomic region from Melitaea cinxia chromosome 20, ilMelCinx1.1, whole genome shotgun sequence.
ATTATCCTTAAAAATTGTATGTCTCAGTAATGGCGTCGGTTGGCTTAAACCTACAAAAAAGAGCCACAGATAAGTATAACAAATGTTATTTGTTTATGGGCAAGCATCAACATCacagattattttgtatttattcgaATACGACAGAGTTCAGTTcgattcatatatttttttatgagttATTAATAACAGTTTAAAACTGCATGAAATTGCttagttaattaattagttagttaataattaataaatgtagaATACATTTAAACATCGTTGTaggaaaaattactttaattattatgcTAAGAAATCGAATTGTATTAACCTTCAATATAacgttgatattattttttttacaagtcaaTTTAGAGACTTaaagaacattttattaatgttctaattattattttaagcgaACTTTTGATATTTCTACTGACTAAACTATAATTATGAGAGGTTTGGGAATAAACTACAGAAAAATGTCGTGCTATTTTGGGTTTATGGGAAGCTATTAATCCATTATTCCATTTGACAaactacactatccgcgggtcACGTGTgacaggctatattatatttaaaaaaaaaatggattttttttgaaatttttgttaaatacacgGGTATTTAATACACGGGAAGCCGGGTTGTACCCACAAAGCTATTATGTGCTTAAGTTAAAACGATAACATTCCACTgataccagtaaaattaaatagcATTCCATTGACGTCGTATCTACCatacacatttttaataattttttgttagtaTCTTTCAgctttatttgaataaaatgatgtatattttttttacaacaaatgTATAACATTAGCACATGGTCGtctattgttaattttacttaaatcgtttttttgccagaaataatacataatgcgggttcgatccctgcacatcataaacatttgttttggccatacagatttttgctgtggtctgggtgtttgtgctgtccctgtgggtctcccctcTGGTTggagaccacgttaagccgtcggtcccggttgttatcatatacgccTGACACCGATCgatactcgtagtagggaatatatcgaaTAGTTTttcagtttgtagtgaccttgcTTCCTGCTCCGCGGGTtctgggtttgattcccacgcTGAGTCTGggtggtatatatatatttatctatatatgtattgtttataggtatgtttatcaaaaaaaaaatgtagctataccagtcggctgttacctataacacaagcattaagttgcttactttaagaacagatgaccgtatgtgtatgtagtaaatatgcatttatttatttatttatctgctAACCTgcattgcagcagcgtggtggattaagctgtgatccttctcctacatgggaaaagaggatATTAcagggatgttacaggctgaagcgtaatatataactatataaatacaaatactacacccagactcaggcgggaattgaacTCGCAACAAGcgaaacagaaagcagggtaaaTACAAATTTCGccaaaaataaatctttgtaaAGATGTTCTATCTGTCACCTTTTAGATAGATTTGAACTATATATTCCAGAATAATGCAAAATCATTTACAAGCTGCAGGTGTAGTGGCGCGAGTAGTCActtaaaacatttgtatttgtacaaacatttctttccgctttggatgtctgtccttgtggctCCCCACCGTaactcggagagcacattaaactgtcggtcccggttgttatcataaatacctgatagtgatcgttactcgtagtaggaaaCATACTACGAGCAGTGGAGCCGTtgggtgttgcagacgtctataagctacggcaatcgcttaccatcaggtgagccgtacgcttgtttgccccctttatagtataaaaaaaagtctgcCAAACGCTTCTTCGTAGTTTGTGGTACTTAGCGTCAATCATGGTTCATAAAATACAGTTTACATATAAAGGGTATCTAAAgggtgttataaaataaaacaaatgttaatacaatactttattaaaatgcatcaaatgttttttttacacaGTAAGTAGAAACTGATCAcagatataaaagtaaaaatgtaaaacacTCTACTCAATCGTAAGAACTACCTCATTTCGAATCTAAATCTCTTATTCCTCTCTAACTTCAtagtttgtaatttaataattatatgtcatttaaaatcatttcattacaaattgtacaaaatcttaataaaataataataactgttaCATTGTATcatagagtaattttttttaatatcataaattaaaCTATTCAAAAATAGATTGAAGCAATTATCGTTTGAAACACTAAAAAGaacttataatacatatacgAAATATTTTGTAGAACTTGCAATAACATGAAACACTATAATTTCTAATgactataaaagtatttattatgctTCGGTCACACCAGATAGCGGTTGGCAACTGGTATGACCGTAGCATTATAGGTTAACTGGAGTCTGAAATATAGATTAAAACTagactattttaaatataattaaataatgcaaCAATACAAATACTGTTTCAAATTGacgaaaatgtaattttaactattaaatacAGTCTAAGGCCATTTTACGGTCCTATTGCtactgacttcaattacgtaatattctaaaataattattctagaTAATACATACTTCAAAAACTACTCGTGTGTGGCAAaaacactataaaatattttatgaatgagCTATGGTGTCAATATTTGTTTCTTAAGCAGTTACGATGCAATTAATGACCAGAGCTATTGGGGGAAatcgggggtagggtcggcaacaggGTTACGgtcgtctttaagctacggtaatcgcttaccatcaggcaagCCGTacgccgacctagttatatataataaaaaaaactatatttttaatccaAGTATCGTCAGTTTGAAAaccaaaattaatgtttatgaCTGACAACAGATTTTGTGACTaccctatttttatttttgagaaaatgaaatataatcagataatattttgtatgcatattgtcGCAATACAGCATCGTCGTTGTACGTAGAAAACATCGTTGTACAACTTATACCATTATTTCCTTTTACGATTAAAAATCTTTCGGCAAACGACTGCTAAATGAAAGTTTGTGGAATTCAAAATTAGTTTTGAGTTTATAAATGACGAGATGGAGATGCTGACGATGCTTAGTAGAGCCATAATTGATAGTGGTACCTGAACTGCATCGTAAGACGAAAACCaattttattgaagaattaCAACAGGCTGTACTTAAACTAAACTTAACAAGTAATTGAGAAAGTCGTTACATGACACATTAGagagatttttttctttatgtacgggttaacgcacattgagcaatatgattgttttgctaattagtaacctctttaatttagctgatttattacgaaattgttatttttcttatgcagatttctaataaaattgatatttgtttgctacaaatgacgtcaaatgacgtctgtacttctgcctatatatactcaaaataatcttaataaatttagtgtttgatcgactttcattgggtttggtttccctcataaccttccctcacatgtcatctttcactcaaccatagactgtaccatacacTTTAATTATCAATTAAGTTCGTTTTAGCTGAAAGATATGCCCACAACTTGAAACCTAATTAGCTACGCTAATGACTACCAGCATATAAATAGAAGGAGATTATAATCAAGAGTGGTCTAAATGGTTAAGATTTTGTGGttataatatcaaaacaatACGATTTTCCTAGAATTGAAATAGTTGTAATTATTACCGTTTAACACTTTTCACTGTAAGGTTTCAAGGTTTTAAAATCAGCGTTACCACTCAGAAAGGCATCCACAAAATTCTGTACGGAATCAGTTGTGATCTCATCCCCATATTTCATGGTGACCATGCGTTGTTTTGGGAAGTCTATGGCAGTAAGGAGTGGAACCGCATCGTCCAAGCCTATGTGCTCTCTTATCATATCAGCGCTGTCCGTTCCATCGATGCCAATGTAGAACAAGACGTGTTTAAAGGATTTCTTCTTTTTGGTTGAGTGCTTGGTGCTGTAGTCGAAGTCCATTGTTTCATCGTCTGAAGAGTTCTGGTAGGGGCAAAAGCCCGGGTACTGGATACTACACTCTTCATAATAGGATTCGGCGGAAGGTGTTAGTACCGATTCGGAGAATTCGATTTCTGAATCTTCGTCATCTGGATGGAATTgataatatcatatataattaGCTAATGTATGATTGTAATTGTGATCTGATTGATTATAGGTTTTACTAGTTAATCGATATGCAAGGTTAATAGATACAGAATTTGGACAACTCAAAATATATGAGATGAAAtactaactaaaaaataattatacaacgATACTTTTTTAGGGGtggtaatgtaatattaataataatcatgatatatctttttaaaatccttgtattgtgcccttcaatttgatacccatattgtagtattcgagaaaaaaaaattttttttcattaaataaaatggcttcgcgcagccgccatgtttgtttttttttaatgtcacctatctaagaatatttgggcagctaagacgaacctaacgatacctcaattatgtaaatccgttcagtggttctggaaatatgaggtagtaaagaatattacatacaagtatacatacatacaagatacgcgcgaaaaacataacccttccttggcagtcgggtaaaaagagATCTAGTATCTACAGAGggcttaagaaaataaaaagatatatttaccTATGAACAGTACAACAGCGGGGTGACGCGCCATCTTGAGCAGTGCTTGTTCTGTCAACACGGAGACAGGACGCGGAGCCCACGGGAAGTTCTGAAAACGAAAATATCATttctttgataataataaaggaAAGTTACTTATCATCTCAACgatcgacgacgcgttggcgcaacggtcacgacaactggtttgtggctattgcactggcggttgcgggttaaatccctgcacatgacaaacatttgtatttaccatacagatgtttgccgtggtctgggtgtttgtgcaatccttgtgggtctccccaccgtgcctcggagagcacgttaagccatcggtcccggttgttatcatgtacatctgatagcgatcgttactcatagtatagaatatatccgccaacccgcattggagcagcgtggttgattaagctctgatccttctcctatctggggaaagaggcctgtgcccagccgtgggatagtacaggctgaagcgagtgaTGGCTTATCGTCTTCGTCTGATAACAATTGATACAATGTGCGAGCATATTCCAAtttgttttttgaataattatttttttttctcaaaaatatacatacaatttatgaaaattttatacgtCACAAGATATTTCCATAACACTAGAGTGGTTAACAAGCGTATAGTAATTgtgataagcggttaccgtagtccATATATGAGAACCGGAGTATTATAGACGCAGTATGGTCGTTAGCAGCCTAGCCTATAAACGCCTAAAGTACTACCAAAAGCATCAAAATTGCGTTACCGATCCCACTCTCGATCCTTTTCAGGAGTTACCTACCTAGCGACCTTACTCAATACAGGAAGAAAATATTGCTTGAGATATACAATACTATAGAGCAGTACTTGCAGATATATAAGATTctgaaatgaaatttggtaaacTTACCAAACCCATAGGATCCGCAGCTAGACTCTGTCTGCCATTAGAAGTGAGCACTTTCCCCGTACCGTCTGTAATGACCAGAGCAGGAATGCCCGCCACGCCGAGGGCGGCCGGTAGGGCGAGCCTCGCTTCGCTGGCTGACCAAGGTATTGCTAAAGCGTTACCGGAGGACAGCGATGCTACGGTACGAGCGTATGATTGTTCTGATCTGGAAAATAgataaatcataattttattacaaaattctaTGAGATAATTAGAAATACGAGGAAAATTACACTACTAAGTcgaatattttgtttgaaaaatttaacgattcagcctgtacctGTAATATCgcgctactgggcataggtctctttcttcatgtaggaggagattgaaaaactttatttaaaaaaataaataattgataggACTTTAGCTAGATGTATtcggctcatgcacaacactttgctgaagatcataaaCATGATCAAAAGAATAGTTAACGATtgtataaaggacatacagacaaacattcatttatatatatatatatataagaaataataagaGAGCGTAAGATTCTAATATAAACTGAACAATGATGAAATTTAGTTGTTATCTAAATACTATTAagcgagcaattcttgtatatatataatgtgaatctcggaaacggcttcaacaatttttatgaaatttactaGATTAGGAGGTTTCGACGCGATAAATCCacctagctaggattcatttttaggaaatgtcgttttatctgTTAtcgttatatttgtttttgggctatgaaaaaatagctacaatatcgttagagtacaaaggtaaatttcgcaattctCATCAAAGCTGTATTAGCTAAGGTGGGAAATTACACCATATTGTACaccaatacagaaataatacatatcagattgattttaacagagtatcattaggtacaaagggcggccttatcgctaaaaagcgatctcttccaggcaacctaggggcagagaagatggtattgtgtcggtgtaggtgtacaaattgaaacataaaactatcgatttttttttttctaattgcactcgtgattttttatttaaataaccagtttatatttttttattatcgtcAGTAAAATCGAAaactattattcatattttctaggctccgaatatgattttgtcccattcggtgtcgagacccttggtccgtggggtcctagtgctataacactatttaaggaaatagcaaaaaggttattcgacgtcacaggagaccgaagagctggcagctacttcggacaaagaattagtctagctattcaaaggggaaacgctgccagtatcttcggaaccttgcctaaagggactccttttaataatattttttagttattatattatgtatatatacttaaggttttttttagtttaatgtaatttatctaattatttttctaaatatgtatttcgtatttaaatatgatttccaaaagcATGATCTACTAAAAATACCtaagctaagctcggtcacccaggtactattaaTTAACATTCCACGGCTGAAATTTTtgcttgtaaaaataatattattctgaTTTATAAATGCAATTAAACAAAAATCCCTTCCTTCGTGGTACAAAACCAtgtctttttaaattttctttacatGAAGTAGGTACTTGAAATATACGTCGAAATTTTTTATGGTGGttcgttatttttaatgattgcTGCCATGTTGGCTTATGAGAAACCCTATGTTGCATATGGATAGTCGTTATACATgtttatgatgatttttttgcTCAAATATTAAAGTGCAAAAATGTACCCAAGCAAAAATGTACCAAACATTCTACTTGCCTACGTAGGTTTCGGAATAAtatgtttagttattttttgaagtaaaacttttttacgcacgcttgacttggaaagtaagctggtgactgtgtgacgagagcgttacaaaaagtgtgatcgggcgaagcgaacggaagttgagagagatataagttagatggagcgaAAGAACTTTTACTTGCGTGGTagcgcactcgttttttttatacaactgggtcgGTAAATAAGTGTACGGTTCCCCTGATAGTAAACGATTAaagtaacttatagacgcctgcagtaactgcgttaccgaccctaacCCCGACAACCCAGGagttctggccaccttactcaccacaggaacacagcactgcttgaaagcagtattatttagctgtgatcttctgtaaagttgaggcaCTTCTctagtcgggctgttccagattttgggAACGacatttcctactgtgccctaccttagttaatcCTATTAAGAAATTTCTTTAGATTTCAATTCATCATAATATATCTGCAGACTTGTAGATAACTATAATTGACAACTTTCGTAAGAAATACCCTAAATTAAAGGAGGTTATTAGATTGCAAAGATTGCTGAATGTGCGGTGACCCGTACAGGAACATTTCACCGAGTGATGCTTAATAAACTATCTATTTTATCGTAATTATTGTGCTATTCATCGTAAATAGTGtcaatatctatacatataataaaatggtaggaaagtcaaaactgtacattgaatattttttttaaagaatacttggggtgtgatctacaatcgataccgaagccaaaaatgtagtttttagaatttttgtctgtttgtctgtttgttcgtctgtatgtatgttcgggataaactcaaaaagtaccgcatggatttacttcaaatttggcacgaatattaagaagtcgggtcaacatataggctacataatatcacgctatcacctacgggaaacgagcagtgaacctttatttcctcaacgcattctgtacggcttctaacgacgcatatttgaatgttgttgttattatgttaataaccatgctatataagctagcttcacacaataaaaatcacgcaatataagtaactaagccgataaacataattaaatgaatataagtagacaagacaattttaaagcagcgccatctatgagatttttctgtagatatgaaatgtaaagaagaaacaggtacttgaatattattttaaaaggtataatcgtaggctgtacgtgtactgtgtggctacggtactcaagaatttagccaccccctctcttcccgtgggtgtcgtaagaggcgactaagggataacacagttccattaccacattggaacttaaaaagccgaccgttggcgggataaccatccaactgctagctttgaaatacacaggccgaagacgggcagcagcgtcttcggtgcgacaaagccagcactgcggtcaccaacccgcctgcccagcgtggtgactataggcaaaacacatgagtttacgctatttttggcgtaaacttatggaggcctatgtccagcagtggactgtgataggctgtaatgatgaatcgtaggcatttttggtgctgtataccgttcacgcagacgacgtcgcgggcagcagctagtataccTATATAGCTAAATGTATTTCTTGATACTTTACCTCTAGACCGTCATCACAATAAAGTGCTGTCTATTATACTGTATTTAGTAGGGTTGGCAAGTTTCGTTGCTAATTTCGTCTTCTGGATTTTAGACTTTGAATTTACGTATCATTGATAGTTATTACATCTAAAAGATGCAATAGAAATTATCTTTGTAGGGAATGTCCTCCCGTGACtatagttgctgtaaagtatccgaaacgttgggcaactaaaaaaacttaataaaccgcgagaaaatccgaaaaagttgtttgattctaatgagtgaaattttttaattacatacaatcaaaattcgcgtaaacattagaaaacaataaatatttaactagtAATGTGTATAAGTTAGT
It encodes:
- the LOC123663527 gene encoding nucleoredoxin-like, with product MDWREKLFGRVLVKCDSPGTKNGKFENIATLEALSDCVEDGEGAVCGIYFSFANISDTSDDFGVRLEEVYKRVFPRLKVVEVVLWAHVGTPEGPVEREAGFRRSLTGKPWFAVPFHDVDTKRRLTQKYSIAVGVPTLVIRGRAVRDALLSDPKGERFPWPAPPLDEVLRGVELEGEKKILYEQLPPDAVRVFYFAAHWCPPCRSFAPSLCAALSAVRKRRSKYANTQLILVSSDRSEQSYARTVASLSSGNALAIPWSASEARLALPAALGVAGIPALVITDGTGKVLTSNGRQSLAADPMGLNFPWAPRPVSVLTEQALLKMARHPAVVLFIDDEDSEIEFSESVLTPSAESYYEECSIQYPGFCPYQNSSDDETMDFDYSTKHSTKKKKSFKHVLFYIGIDGTDSADMIREHIGLDDAVPLLTAIDFPKQRMVTMKYGDEITTDSVQNFVDAFLSGNADFKTLKPYSEKC